A single Nostoc sp. PCC 7107 DNA region contains:
- a CDS encoding PAS domain S-box protein, protein MPDHDRDELAALRQRVAELEEREIHYQCQQVALEAQLIELQAKLTTASINPHSQADMALTLQQLQQEKAERQQIEIALQESEQLLRLAIDAAWMGFWDWDIFTDKLIWSESHELLFGLSPGSFERTYSAFLACLHPEDRKSVTINITAALSNKTDYKDEFRIIWPDQSLHWISSQGKFYYNEQGQATRMFGVCMDITGHKQTEENTRQLTSQVQEQANLLNAILATSVDHIYIFDRTGRHQYISHGGAAILGFQPQELLGKTLRELNLPNDFAEQVETQQQAVIKSGESVKDECQLLTIEGLRDYEYILTPLRNHTQSIEGVIVVSRDITAHKKVEQSLRESEARFRRLFESNLIGVAFWNMEGCITDANDAYLQLVGYTRDEFAVVGKIDWRELTPPEYLVLDNHALAEVQKKGVSQIYEKEYMHRNGERVAVVLGIALLTDCQDRGVAFVLDISDRKRAEQERDRLLQTERIARQEAEFANRIKDEFLAVLSHELRTPLNPILGWAKLLRNRQFDAKTTKQALETIERNAKLQTQLIEDLLDVSRILQGKLSLNVCPVSLVMVVQAALETVRLAAEAKSIQVRTVFYPNIGQVMGDPNRLQQVVWNLLSNAVKFTPAFGQIEIQVQEIDSQAQIQVSDNGKGIRSEFLPFVFDYFRQADGTTTRKFGGLGLGLAIVRQVVEMHGGTVKADSPGEELGATFTVRIPLLVINEPIRRRENESLSCESESPNLSGIKVLVVDDEPDIRDLITFILHDYGVDVTAVTSAAAALNELSQSLPDILISDIGMPEVDGYMLIRQLRQRSPQQGGNVPAIALTAYAGEMNQQQALTAGFQLHIPKPVDPDALVSAIASLVNR, encoded by the coding sequence ATGCCAGACCATGATCGAGATGAATTAGCGGCTTTACGGCAGCGTGTTGCAGAGTTGGAAGAACGAGAAATTCACTATCAGTGTCAGCAAGTTGCACTTGAAGCGCAATTAATTGAACTACAAGCAAAACTGACAACAGCAAGTATTAATCCTCATAGTCAAGCAGATATGGCATTGACCCTGCAACAACTCCAACAAGAAAAAGCCGAACGACAACAAATTGAAATCGCCTTGCAAGAAAGCGAACAACTCTTGAGACTGGCTATAGATGCTGCTTGGATGGGTTTTTGGGACTGGGATATTTTTACTGATAAATTAATTTGGTCAGAAAGTCATGAATTGCTGTTTGGTTTATCTCCCGGTAGTTTTGAACGCACTTACTCAGCCTTTTTAGCTTGTCTGCATCCTGAAGATAGAAAATCTGTCACGATAAATATTACTGCTGCTTTATCCAACAAAACTGACTATAAAGACGAATTTCGGATTATTTGGCCTGACCAAAGCCTGCATTGGATTTCTTCTCAGGGAAAATTTTACTATAACGAGCAGGGACAGGCGACGCGGATGTTCGGCGTATGTATGGATATTACTGGTCACAAGCAGACAGAAGAAAACACTCGCCAATTAACTAGCCAAGTTCAAGAACAAGCAAATCTGTTAAATGCTATTCTGGCAACTTCTGTAGATCATATTTATATATTTGATCGCACAGGTCGCCATCAGTATATTAGTCATGGTGGCGCGGCGATCTTGGGTTTCCAACCGCAGGAACTTTTGGGTAAAACATTACGAGAGTTGAATTTACCTAATGATTTTGCTGAACAAGTGGAAACTCAGCAACAAGCGGTGATAAAGTCTGGTGAATCAGTCAAAGATGAATGTCAACTACTGACAATCGAAGGATTACGTGACTACGAATATATTCTTACGCCCCTACGCAATCATACTCAAAGCATTGAAGGTGTAATTGTCGTTTCGCGTGATATTACTGCCCATAAAAAAGTCGAACAGTCATTACGCGAAAGTGAAGCTCGATTCCGCCGCTTGTTTGAGTCTAACTTGATCGGCGTAGCTTTTTGGAATATGGAAGGCTGTATTACTGATGCCAACGATGCTTATTTACAGTTAGTTGGTTACACCCGTGATGAGTTTGCGGTTGTGGGGAAAATTGATTGGCGAGAACTCACACCCCCAGAATATCTGGTTTTAGACAATCACGCCCTAGCAGAAGTCCAAAAAAAAGGAGTTTCGCAGATTTACGAAAAAGAATATATGCACCGTAACGGTGAGCGAGTAGCGGTTGTTTTAGGGATAGCATTGTTAACTGACTGTCAAGATAGAGGAGTGGCTTTTGTTTTAGATATTAGCGATCGCAAACGCGCCGAACAAGAACGCGATCGACTCTTACAAACAGAACGCATCGCCCGTCAAGAAGCAGAATTTGCTAACCGCATTAAAGATGAATTTCTGGCGGTTCTCTCCCATGAACTGCGGACTCCACTCAACCCGATTCTAGGCTGGGCGAAATTGCTGCGAAATCGCCAGTTTGATGCAAAAACTACGAAACAAGCTTTAGAAACAATTGAACGCAACGCCAAATTACAAACTCAATTAATCGAAGATTTATTAGATGTCTCGCGCATCCTCCAAGGAAAATTAAGCTTAAATGTCTGTCCGGTAAGTTTGGTAATGGTTGTGCAAGCAGCGTTAGAAACAGTACGCTTGGCAGCAGAAGCCAAATCTATTCAAGTTCGCACCGTGTTTTATCCCAATATTGGTCAAGTTATGGGTGATCCAAATCGCTTGCAACAAGTGGTGTGGAATTTACTTTCCAATGCAGTTAAGTTTACCCCAGCATTTGGACAGATAGAAATTCAAGTTCAAGAAATTGATAGTCAAGCGCAAATTCAAGTCAGCGATAACGGAAAAGGCATTAGATCAGAATTTTTACCATTCGTCTTTGATTATTTTCGTCAAGCAGATGGGACTACAACCCGGAAATTTGGCGGTTTGGGTTTAGGATTAGCGATTGTCCGTCAGGTAGTAGAAATGCACGGCGGTACAGTTAAGGCAGACAGCCCCGGTGAAGAGTTGGGTGCTACCTTTACAGTGAGGATACCTTTGTTAGTGATTAACGAACCAATCAGGCGAAGAGAGAATGAATCTTTATCTTGTGAGTCTGAGTCTCCCAATCTTTCTGGTATCAAGGTTTTAGTAGTGGATGACGAACCTGATATCCGTGACTTAATTACGTTTATTTTGCATGATTATGGTGTGGATGTTACCGCAGTCACATCCGCAGCTGCAGCCCTGAATGAACTGTCGCAGTCCTTACCTGATATCTTGATTAGTGATATTGGAATGCCCGAAGTAGACGGTTATATGCTAATTCGTCAATTACGCCAGCGATCGCCCCAACAAGGCGGAAATGTCCCCGCGATCGCCCTCACAGCCTACGCTGGGGAAATGAACCAACAGCAAGCACTTACAGCCGGATTTCAATTGCACATACCCAAGCCAGTCGATCCAGATGCTTTAGTAAGTGCGATCGCTAGTTTAGTTAACCGTTAG